GCTGCTTCTACTGTTTTTTTATGAGGCAAAGGAAAGACGTGAAGTCTGGCTCCCCCTGCTGAGCACGACCTGTTAATATTTTGTCTGCTCACTCTTTGCATTGAATGGTCTCTCATGACAATTCAAAATTTTGGTTGATACAAAAGAGCTTATACATATCAGAACAGTTTTATGATGCTTTCATAGAGCTTTTTCTGATTTGCAAACTCATGTTGTGTCCTTTTTCCACTGTCGTCTTACAAACCGATAAACGTATGAACAGTATCAGCAGGTAAAAGACATACAGAATGATAGCACAGAGACACAAATGTGCTTTAGTTTCTTCTACAATATGTGTTACGAGTAGAACAGATTAAGGAAAAATTTGCGGTGACTAATCAGACACCTGGCCAAGCGTAGGTTGGAGATTAGGTGGCTCTTAGTAAACCTTACTTCACTTATTCCACTGCGATCTTATTACATAACAACTGAAAAAGACCCACATGAGTCCACTGGCTGGTGACCAACTTCTTCTAAACCCGCAGGCTGAGCATAAACTGCAGTGTACAACTAACACCAGCCACACGGACAGAATCCCTCTGACTATCAATCAATTCAGCTTCCCCCGAACTTGTAAAAGCTAAATGTGCAGTATCTGATAACAGCTGCGCGTACACGTTAGCATGAAGAGTGGAATAGATCTCATATAAATAAAGtcatgtttgttttaaaggcagTGAAAAAAGAAAGTAGATCCACCTTTCATTTCCAAGTttatcatgaaataaaaaaaaccttctgcAGCCACAATCGTTCCTTTTGATTTATTACAATCTTTAAATATTCCCAACACCCATTTGTGGGTGGGGAGGGGGAAATAAACCATGTTCTTTTCTTCAACTGATGTTTTATCAACAAGTCCAAAAGTCACTTACAGTCACCAGCCGAACTATTACTCCTCCAAGCACCTGGAAATGGATTTTTCTGGTGACTGTACAGGCTACTTGTTTTAGTATTGTTGACCACTCAAATACATATCCCTAACATACACGCCGTACATGGGACGCTGTAAACCGGGGAAGCAAGTAATTACACTCTGTTATGTTTGCATGTCAGTGAGCTCTTAAACTGTTAAGCTGCTGTCGCCTTGGCCAGGATGCTCTTGTGAagctaatctaatctaatctccATTAGACTAACTAGATAAATAAATCATCTAAAAATGTCAGTCGTCTGAGTACCTCAAAGCGGTGAAACCTCCCATCTGACAGTTTCATCTGCATGAGAACGGACGGCTGCAGGGCTCTGGCTAAAGAGCTGGAGGGACACAGAAAGTTTGCCGTTAGCGTGTTAATAAAACTGCTTTATCGTCTTTTAGTGCAGCTCAGACACAGTTTCGGAATAGTTTGGCATTTTGTAATATTGGGGCCACATCTTTGACACTATCCAGAGTCAAAGCGTGCTTTCAGGGCGGTGAGAATGTCTGCAGAGTTTTTCGTCTGTTGGGTTTGTTGTTGCTTCCTTATCTTTAAGAGACAGACTTGTAAGACAGCACGCAGGGAAAAAAGACAATGAACTGTTCCGAAAATTGTCAGAATAAGCAGAATAAGCATCTAAGCGTCAGAAATTGTGATATGGAACATTTTCTCAATGTACGACTAAAGTTATGGCCTCGGTATTTTACCTTGTAGAAATGGCAACATCCACTCTCCATTTAAACTCTTCTATTGTGGGAAGGTGAGGATCACTCTGCGAGGACGCCGCCTCCAGAGCTGCACGACTAGCAGGACAAAGAGCAAACGTAAGACAGCAGAGAAAAGATGGCCTGAATGCAGCACGGTTCTGCCGTACAGATTTAAGACCCGTCTGTAGCCTTCATCGGTCCTGTTGGATAAGTGGCGGCAGGAGACTACATTCAGAAAACACTGAGGCTGTAAAATCAACATACCGATTTCCAAACACCACACTGGAGAAATCCGCGATGAAATCTTCAGGTATCCTAATGAcggcagacagagacagagattCCAGCGCTTGTCAGGAAAACGGTGTCAGGCAGAAGCGGGAGTAGAAATAAATGGGAACAGTGGGAGGTGTAAAAAACACGATGGCTCTTACCTCAGCTCTCTTAGGTCTTCCTTAAAGGCCTAAACAGGGACACAAACATGGTGTTAATTCTACATTTACTGAAGCAGAGTACATTAATACTGTACACTGTGGATTTAtgtagaaggaaaaaaaaaacatctttctaATCAGATATATAGAGTACCGTGCTAAAGTCTCGCGCCATCCTTGATTTCTTTATATTCTTCTTCTGAGCAGTCAGACTTTTTGGGAATCTTTTAAACTGGTCACGAGCAAAAATTCTTCAGACATTATGAAGGTCTCGAAACACTGCTATACAGATCATTCAAGCATCAAAAAGGCATCTGACTCAAGGGacgaaccagtgttgtgtcgacGCAAAACAGACAATTTAGCAAAGAATCCATTTTAAATGATATCTTTAatcacggtggtgtggtggttagcaccgtcgcctcacagcaagaggattCCAGGTTCAAATCCCGGCTTGGGCCTTTGTGTGTGTGGAGTTGTGCgtgttctctctgggtactccggcttccttccACCAGTTTAATCaggttaggttaattggtgactctaaattgtccatAGTGTgcgtggttgtgtgtctcgtttgtttctgtgtggccctgtgatggactggtaacCTGTCCAGTGACAGGTGATTGatcctctcacccaatgacagctgggatgggctccaggtCCCCACCGCGACCGTAAATTGGTttgagcgggtatagaaaatggatggatggatctttaACCACTTTGTTACTAGATCTGTTACTacatgaacagtatctgaagtTGATCTCCttaagaaataagaaaagaatccatcaaagacctgacacaggaccagagagatgcatctggaccttcagctgatccatctactgttcactgaagcctcatcagaaatggtctccatggaagggtggctatTAAGAaaccattcttaaggaagggaaacagggagaaaaggctgaggtatgccaaatgacacaagaagtggactgaaaatcagtggcaacgggtcttatggagggatgaatcctccccagagcccagacctccacattactgaagcagtgtgggatcatcttgatgAAGAACGGATCAAAAGGCAGCCGActtccaaagaagagcttcgggatgtccttcaagaagcctggagaaaaACTTCATTTTTGccatatatactgtatttcaattcatgtttgcacatgtttcaataaatcgTTGCACGTGTTTTCTATTTTCCTGGcactgaaaatataaaaaaaacaaggtagttcaagagttttggactGCATGGTACAGAACGGAGAGATTTTAATAATGTAGTTCTAAAAGAAACAGCCATATGAATGAACTGTGAGCTTGTAAGGCCTTAAAGGATCCCTCCTAAATCCTATAAAATCCAACCCTGTTTTAAACCCTGATAATATGTACACAAGCTGTATTCTTTTTATGCTATAACATATAATGAGCTAAATCAGCTACAACTTGGGAGTTTGCACTTTAAATCTGCAGAGTGCCTCCCACAGTCTTAGAAAAACAAGGTCAGGGAGCCTGAATGATTCATGTACAATGCTGAAGGAACTAGCAGAGGACATTGGAGGAACCGATGTTCTATATGTGTTCAGTATTTGCGTGGCGGTGCAGCACTGCTCATCAACATGTGCTGTGAAGAAACGCAACGAGAGTCACTCTGGAACTAATGTTGATTTTCACAAGTttctatttgtgtttttaatgtagtGCAGCCTGAGAGCCTGAAGATCACAGCCATGGTTTTCAGCCTTGTGTCTTACATACAGAGATCTCGCTAAATTAATCGAGCTGTATTATGTACCTTGAGTGATGCTGATATCACTGTGTTTGAAGTTGATCTAAATGGTGGTTAAAGGTTCTGTGACTCGGTGTACATCATAACAGAACCCTAAAAGTGAAGCAGCTAAGAGACACTAACCTATAAAATAAATATAGCATAAATGTGTTTCTGTATAAAACTCAAAGTGCTTAGAGAGCAGCTCACCTCTTGTTTAAGTAACGGTGTGGGAATGCGGATGGCCTCAGACAGGATTCTGTGCATCCCTGCTATGATGTGACTGAGCCTTTCCTGGGGGATGACACTGCTCTCTGCTACTGATTTCATCATCTCTCTGCAGTCCTTCCCCTCCAGAGCACCGACCACAGCTGGACACAGGATCATTTACATGCACATTAAAATTCATTTATCCAATGACTTTTTCTGCTAGTTCCTTTTTTTCTGAGCCCAATTAAGAGGATTTTACAACTACACACCCAAGCTGAAACACGGAACAGTTCAATAATCTAATTCAGATACCCTTATTTGAGCATTTTTAAATTAGTTATCTATTAAGCCACGAGAGACGAACATGGCATGTATTTCTGCCAAGAGATAACTACATAGATACATAAGAAGAAATATAACAAACGTTAAAAACTTTGGAACAGATGGTTTATAGAGAAGCTAACCGATATCATCTAATCAGCAGTCCTATTTACCTTTAAGTAATTTTCTGAACAACTCTTGGTCCACATCCTTCAAGTTTCTCGACATTGACTCGATTTCTGGTGGTATCCTGCCCACCAAAAAGCTAGGGTCTTTTGCATGGCTCGAAGACATGCCTAACCGTACACAAATATGCCCCAACAGCAGCAAGAAAAATGTAAGATTTAAGCTTAGGAGCGTATGTTTCTGTTTACGTAACAGCTTCCGCCTGCGTATCACATGACGCTTGCCCCTTTACTCAAATCTCGCGATGACTGCTTAGATTATCGTCAGTAAAGAAAGGATTTGCAAATTGAGGTGGCAGAAATGGCTGCTGTTTGAACGCCGAAAGGGTTGGTGCTTTGATATCGATGGTACCTTCAATGTAGCACGACTTTGTTCATCATTCGTTTATATTGACTATCATGGTGGCAAAATTAGTTAGCTGTCGTTCTGTTGTTTGGTAAACGCTACGTAAGCGTTCGGAGCGTTAGCAACTAGCTAACGAGATTAGCTTGTGTTGTGTTGTCACGGGCTTAACGTTAATGTTGGCCTTTTTCTGGACATGATATAATATGAAGTAAGTTATACCTGCGTTGGTGTAGCTACCTTTATTAGTGCCGGGTTTCTGTTTTGGCCTTGCCTTTTTACATGTGCCTGGATGTTTACAGTAGCAAAGCATGGATTAGTAGTTGCGAGAGTTGGATGCGCACGGCGAAAGCTTTTTTAACAGTGTTACTCAGTAACTTGATTCTTGCCTGTGAACACCAATTCAGTGATGGCTTACTGTCTCTGTCAATTTATTATATAGTATATAATTTAGCGTAGAAGACGTTGCTGCTCGTTAATTACGAGTGATTGAGcgacatttttgttgtattgttgATATTAAAAATCATTCCAATGTTTAAGCTCCATCAAATTAATTCTCTCAGTACTAATGAAAGCATTTTTAACTTGACCCTTCTTTATGTTTAAATGCCCCATACTACTGCTTTTAAACAATCATTGCTTCTTAA
Above is a genomic segment from Odontesthes bonariensis isolate fOdoBon6 chromosome 13, fOdoBon6.hap1, whole genome shotgun sequence containing:
- the commd5 gene encoding COMM domain-containing protein 5, with the protein product MSSSHAKDPSFLVGRIPPEIESMSRNLKDVDQELFRKLLKAVVGALEGKDCREMMKSVAESSVIPQERLSHIIAGMHRILSEAIRIPTPLLKQEAFKEDLRELRIPEDFIADFSSVVFGNRRAALEAASSQSDPHLPTIEEFKWRVDVAISTSSLARALQPSVLMQMKLSDGRFHRFEVPVSKFQELRYNVALILKEMNDLEKRSILKIQD